The DNA region GGATCAGTCATGGACATCCATTCGCCTTGAGACTGGCCGTCTTGCTGATCGCAACGATGTTGCAGCCCGTATAAGTGCCCGTCTTGACTCCCTCCTGACCGTACATCGTGAGAAAGGCTTCGCCGTCTTTCGTGAGGATTGGGAGCGTGGCCATCTATGGCAGGGTGCCGCTGTCACCTTGCTTTCCGGCGTTCAGACGGTCGAGGGTGTCGTTCTGGGTGTCGACGTGCTTGGTGCGCTGCGGTTAGAGATCGATGGTGTGGAAAAGAGCTTTAGCGGTGGTGAGCTGAGTCTGAGGTTGCGCGATGATTCTTGAACTCGATTGTGGCAACAGCTTCATCAAATGGCGCGTCATGAGTAATCGCGACACTTCAGTGGTGAGTGGTGGTGTTGTGGACTCTGACGAGGCGCTGCTGGAGCAGTTGGGTAATTTGACCGGCGTGGTGTTGACTGGCTGTCGGCTAGTGAGTGTCCGCAGTACTGAAGAAACGGACGAGCTGGTCTTTGCGTTGACTGATGCCCTGGCCATTTCTCCTGAGCGCGCTTTGCCTGCACGCGAGCTTGCCGGGGTCACCAATGGCTATGATGATTATATGCGCCTTGGGCTGGACCGCTGGCTCGCCTTTGTAGGGGCTTATGCCATCGCTGGTAACGCATGCCTGGTGATCGATCTTGGCACCGCTGTGACGTCGGATTTCGTGGATGCGCAAGGCCAGCACCTGGGTGGATTCATTTGCCCTGGCATGCCGTTGATGCGCAGCGAGCTGCGAACCCATACCCGGCGAATCAGGTATAACGACACAGAGGCTGAAAAGGCCCTCGTGCAGCTGGTACCGGGTCGCGCTACGGCTGAAGCAGTAGAACGAGGATGTTCGCTGATGCTTCGCGGTTTTGTTCTGACCCAGATCGAAATAGCGCGTGGGTATTGGGGGGATGACTTTACTCTCTTCGTGACCGGAGGGGATGCTCCTCTGGTTTCAGATGTATTGCCTGGGGCCCGCGTTGTGCCTGATCTGATATTCGTTGGCTTGGCTCTCGCTTGCCCTTTGCGTTGAGGTCTTTATGCGTTGGTTATTTCTACTGCTGTTGATGCTGAACGGCTTCTATTACATCTGGCACCAGCAAGAGGCGCCGCTCAGGGCCAAGCAGATCATGCCCCTATCGCTTGCTCGAGCTCCGCAACAGGATATCCGTCTGCTGAGCGAGTCCGGTGCCGGGCGTGTGTCACAAGAAGTCGATGCCAATTGCCTGTATGTCGGCGGTTTTGCACGACAGGAAGATGTTCGGCTGGTCGAGCAGAGATTGAACAGTCTTGATATTCAGTCGAAATTTCAGACCCTGCAGGCAAATGGCGTAACGGCTTACTGGCTGAAAATAGCGCCTGAAAGCCGCCGCCTTGTGGAGCCTGGTCTGATCGCTCAAATGAGCCAGGATTTTCCGCAATTAAAAAATCAAATAATGTCGTGCGAAGGCATTGCAACGGGTCAGTAGTTTGCATAGAATGGCGCCCGCTTCGCAGCGAGCTGAAAATCTCGCAACGTAGCGAAAGTTGTCAACGCATGTAACCTCAGGTTTTTAATGAGAAAAAGGTTGACAGAAGGGTAGCATGAGTTGAGAATGCTGCCTCGCTTAGGAGGGGTTCCCGAGCGGCCAAAGGGATCAGACTGTAAATCTGACGTCTACGACTTCGAAGGTTCGAATCCTTCCCCCTCCACCAGATTTAGCGCAAGCTGCAAATTGCGCGGGTATAGTTTAGTGGTAGAACCTCAGCCTTCCAAGCTGATGATGCGGGTTCGATTCCCGCTACCCGCTCCAAGCTTGCAGCTTATGCATTGTGTTTTGCTCTTGTAGCTCAGTTGGTAGAGCACACCCTTGGTAAGGGTGAGGTCAGCGGTTCAAATCCGCTCAAGAGCTCCATTGCTAAAGGCAGATATGAAAATATCTGCCTTTGTTTTAGGTGGGTTGGCTGTGCTTGATCCGCCTGATGCCTTGTTTGGATTCTGCTTTTGGGGCAGGGGTATTCTGAATAAGGTGTTGAAAAACTCTCGTCAGGTCCGCATAATGGTCGGCCTGATTTTGCTTTTAGGTCAGTAGCTCAATTGGCAGAGCGACGGTCTCCAAAACCGTAGGTTGGGGGTTCGATTCCCTCCTGACCTGCCAGATTTCCTAGATGTAATCTGGCTTTCTTTTCACAGGATCTCCGTAGATGAATCCCAAGGCTGAAGCATCAGACTCTCGCTTTGATTTGCTGAAGTGGCTCCTGGTAGTCGTTTTGGTTGTCGTGGGTGTTGTCGGTAATCAGTATTATTCTGCTGAGCCGATCCTGTACCGTGTTCTCGCTCTCCTTGTTATTGCTGCTGTCGCCGCTTTCGTAGCGCTGCAGACTGGCAAAGGTAAGGCTTTTTTCGTTTTGGCGAAAGAAGCGCGCGCTGAGATTCGTAAAGTCGTTTGGCCTACTCGCCAAGAAACCACTCAAACCACTCTGATTGTTGTGGCGGTTGTGTTGGTTATGGCGTTGCTGTTGTGGGGGCTAGATTCCCTGCTCGGCTGGCTTGTTTCCTTGATAGTTGGCTAAGGGTGTCCCGTGGCTAAGCGTTGGTACGTAGTGCATGCTTACTCGGGTTACGAGAAGCATGTCATGCGCTCGTTGGTCGAGCGTGTGAAGCTGGCAGGCATGGAAGATGGCTTCGGCGAAATTCTGGTTCCCACTGAAGAAGTGGTTGAAATGCGTAATGGCCAGAAACGCAAAAGCGAACGTAAATTCTTCCCTGGTTATGTGCTTGTTCAGATGGACATGAATGAGGGTACTTGGCACTTGGTCAAGGATACTCCACGTGTCATGGGCTTCATCGGCGGTACTGCCGATAAGCCAGCTCCGATCACTGACAAGGAAGCAGAAGCTATTCTGCGTCGTGTTGCTGACGGTAGCGATAAGCCGAAGCCAAAAACATTGTTCGAGCCGGGTGAGGTTGTTCGTGTCACTGATGGTCCGTTCGCTGATTTTAACGGCACGGTCGAAGAAGTTAACTACGAAAAGAGCCGTATCCAAGTGGCGGTGCTCATTTTCGGACGCTCTACTCCGGTAGAGCTAGAGTTCAGCCAGGTCGAAAAGGCATAGTTGAGCTGCAATCCCATACCCCGCAGCCCAAGGCTGTGGGGTTTTTTCGTCACTGGGATATACGCGTAAGTAACCGGGGAGCCTTTATTGGCGCTTGAACCCGTAATTGGAGTGCCTCATGGCCAAGAAGATAACCGCATACATCAAGCTGCAAGTGAAAGCCGCTCAGGCTAACCCTAGCCCGCCAGTTGGTCCTGCTCTGGGTCAGCACGGTGTGAACATCATGGAATTCTGCAAAGCGTTCAACGCCCGTACTCAGGGTATTGAGCCAGGCTTGCCGACTCCAGTGATCATCACTGTATACAGCGACCGTAGCTTCACTTTCGAAACAAAAAGTACCCCTGCTTCGGTTCTGCTGAAGAAAGCTGCAGGCTTGACCAGCGGCTCGGCTCGCCCGAACACCGTTAAAGTTGGCACCGTGACTCGTGCTCAGCTGGAAGATATCGCTAAAGCGAAAAATGCGGATCTGACTGCTGCTGACATGGAAGCGGCCGTGCGTACCATCGCCGGTTCCGCTCGTAGCATGGGCCTTAACGTGGAGGGTGTGTAATGGCTAAGCTGACCAAGCGTCAAAAGGCAATCGCCAGCAAAATCGAAGCTGGCAAGTCCTACAACTTTGTAGACGCTGCTGCTCTGTTGGCTGAGCTGTCGACTGTCAAGTTCAGCGAGTCTGTAGACGTTGCTGTCAATCTGGGTGTTGATCCTCGTAAATCCGACCAGGTTGTTCGTAGCGCTACCGTACTGCCGCACGGCACCGGTAAAACTGTACGCGTTGCAGTTTTCACTCAGGGCCCTGCTGCTGAAGCTGCTCTGGCTGCTGGCGCTGATCGCGTTGGTATGGACGATCTGGCTGCTGAAATGAAAGCAGGCGATCTGAACTATGACGTCGTTATCGCTTCTCCTGATGCGATGCGTGTTGTAGGTCAGTTGGGTCAGATTCTCGGTCCCCGCGGTCTGATGCCTAACCCTAAAGTCGGCACTGTTACTCCTGACGTGGCTAACGCTGTCAAGAATGCCAAGGCTGGTCAGGTTCGTTATCGCACCGACAAAAACGGCATCATCCACACTTCCGTTGGCAAGGTCGGCTTCGACGCCGTCAAGCTGAAGGAAAACGTTGAAGCCCTGATCGCTGATCTGAAGCGTATCAAGCCAGCTTCCTCGAAAGGTATTTACGTCAAGCGCATTACCCTGAGCACCACCATGGGTCCTGGCCTGGTCATCGACCAAGGTTCGCTGGAAGCGTAAGACAAAACGGCATGGTTTTCCGTGCCGTTTGAAAGATTGGGGTCCCTGCCTGGCGGGGGCTATCCAAGACCGTAGGCGACGCAAGTCTTAAACCTCAAGCCTACGCAGATGGTGCTCCCGGTTCCTTACCGAATCAGACACCAAAACGACATCTGGCTTCGGTCGGATGAAACGGTAACAAGCAGGAGTTAAACCCGTGGCAATTAAACTCGAAGACAAGAAGGCCATCGTCGCTGAAGTCAACGAGGCTGCCAAAGCTGGTCTGTCCGCTGTCGTGGCTGATGCCCGTGGTGTGACGGTTGGCGCAATGACCGGACTCCGTAAAGAGGCTCGTGAAGCTGGCGTTTACGTACGTGTTGTACGTAACACCCTGCTCAAGCGCGCTGTTGCTGACACTGAATTCAGTGTCCTCAATGACGTGTTCACCGGCCCGACCTTGATCGCGTTCTCCAACGAACATCCTGGCGCTGCTGCCCGTCTGTTCAAGGAATTCGCTAAAGGTCAGGACAAGTTCGAGATCAAGGCAGCTGCGTTCGAGGGCAAGTTCCTCGCAGCTAATCAGATCGATGTACTGGCAAGCCTGCCGACCCGTAACGAAGCAATTTCTCAGCTGATGAGCGTGATTCAAGGCGCTACCAGCAAGTTGGCTCGTACTCTGGCGGCTGTTCGCGACCAAAAAGAAGCAGCTGCAGCTTAAGGCTGAGGCAAATCTTTTCGCGTATTTTTGTTTATTTTGATGGTCGCGTAGGCCGTCCCCCAATTCAGGAAATTGAGTCATGTCCATCTCTCAAGACGATATCCTTAACGCCGTAGCTGAAATGTCCGTTCTGCAAGTTGTAGAGCTGATCAAGGCTTTCGAAGAGAAGTTCGGCGTTACTGCTGCTGCTGGCTCTGCTGGCCCAGCTGTTGCTGCAGCTGTTGTTGAAGAACAAACTGAATTCAACGTCATGCTGCTGGAAGCTGGCGAGAAGAAAGTTAACGTGATCAAGGCTGTACGTGAGCTGACCGGTCTGGGCCTGAAAGAAGCCAAGGCAGTCGTTGACGGCGCGCCAGGCATCGTTCTGGAAGCTGTTGCCAAAGACGCAGCTGACAAAGCAAAAGCTACCCTGGAAGAAGCAGGCGCTAAAGTCGAGCTGAAATAAGCATCGACTTTGAGTGTCCAGCCCACGCGTTTAGCGAAAGGCTGATGGCTGGTGGCTTTTGCCACCGGCCTTTTTCCGTTATAGATGATTGGCGCTGTCAACGTCTGTAACGTGCGGTATCCACCGATGGCGGTGGCGCAAACCAAGGGGTTTGCAAGATTTTCTGGCTGCTTCCGTCGGGAGGGAGCCAAACAAGCAGGTGACCAAGCTGGGGAACGCTGATGGCTTACTCATATACTGAGAAAAAACGTATCCGCAAGGACTTTAGCAAGTTGCCGGACGTAATGGATGTGCCGTATCTCTTGGCCATCCAGCTGGATTCGTATCGCGAATTCCTGCAGGCGGGAGCGACCAAAGATCAGTTCCGCGACGTCGGTCTGCATGCAGCCTTCAAATCCGTTTTCCCGATCATCAGCTACTCCGGCAATGCTGCGCTGGAGTATGTAGGTTATCGCTTGGGCGAACCGGCATTTGATGTCAAGGAATGCGTGCTGCGCGGTGTGACTTACGCAGTACCTCTGCGGGTCAAGGTCCGTCTGATCATTTTCGACAAAGAATCGTCGAACAAAGCGATCAAGGACATCAAAGAGCAAGAAGTCTACATGGGTGAAATCCCCCTGATGACTGAAAACGGTACCTTTGTAATCAATGGCACCGAGCGCGTTATCGTGTCTCAGCTTCACCGTTCGCCAGGCGTATTCTTCGACCACGACCGTGGCAAGACGCACAGCTCCGGCAAGCTGCTTTACTCCGCTCGTATCATTCCTTACCGCGGTTCGTGGCTGGACTTCGAGTTCGATCCGAAAGACTGCGTATTCGTCCGTATCGACCGTCGTCGCAAGCTGCCTGCGTCCGTACTTCTGCGCGCGCTGGGTTACACCACCGAGCAAGTACTCGATGCTTTCTATACCACCAACGTATTCCATGTTCGCGGCGAAAACCTGAACCTGGAACTGGTGCCTCAGCGCCTGCGTGGTGAAATTGCCGTTCTGGATATTCTGGACGACAAGGGCAAGGTCATTGTCGAGCAGGGTCGTCGTATCACTGCTCGTCACATCAATCAGCTGGAAAAAGCCGGGATCAAAGAGCTGGAAGTACCCCTGGACTACGTCCTGGGTCGTACGACTGCCAAGGTCATCGTGCATCCGGCAACAGGTGAGATCATTGCCGAGTGCAACACCGAGCTGAACACCGAAATCCTTGGCAAGATCGCCAAGGCTCAGGTTGTTCGCATCGAAACGCTGTACACCAACGATATCGATTGCGGTCCATTCGTTTCCGATACGTTGAAGATCGACTCCACCAGCAACCAACTGGAAGCGCTGGTCGAGATCTATCGCATGATGCGTCCTGGTGAGCCACCGACCAAGGATGCTGCTGAAACCCTGTTCAACAACCTGTTCTTCAGTCCTGAGCGTTATGACCTGTCTGCTGTCGGTCGGATGAAGTTCAACCGTCGTATCGGTCGTACCGAAATCGAAGGTTCGGGCGTGTTGTGCAAGGAAGATATCGTCGCGGTTCTCAAGACCCTCGTGGATATCCGTAACGGCAAAGGCATCGTCGATGACATCGACCACCTCGGTAACCGTCGTGTTCGCTGCGTAGGCGAGATGGCCGAGAACCAGTTCCGTGTAGGTCTGGTCCGCGTCGAGCGCGCTGTTAAAGAACGTCTGTCCATGGCAGAAAGCGAAGGCCTGATGCCTCAGGACCTGATCAATGCCAAGCCTGTTGCGGCAGCGGTCAAAGAGTTCTTCGGTTCCAGCCAGCTTTCCCAGTTCATGGACCAGAACAACCCGCTTTCCGAGATTACTCACAAGCGTCGTGTTTCGGCACTCGGCCCTGGCGGTCTGACCCGTGAGCGCGCCGGCTTTGAAGTTCGAGACGTTCACCCGACTCACTACGGTCGCGTGTGCCCGATCGAAACGCCGGAAGGTCCGAACATCGGCCTGATCAACTCCCTGGCGGCCTATGCCCGCACCAACCAGTATGGTTTCCTCGAGAGCCCGTACCGTGTTGTGAAGGAAGGTCTGGTAACCGACGAAATCGTATTCCTTTCGGCGATCGAAGAAGCTGACCACGTCATTGCCCAGGCCTCGGCCGCAATGAACGACAAGCAAGAGCTGATCGACGAGCTGGTTGCTGTGCGTCACTTGAACGAATTCACCGTCAAGGCGCCAGCCGACGTCACCCTGATGGACGTTTCGCCCAAGCAGGTTGTCTCGGTAGCGGCCTCGTTGATCCCGTTCCTCGAGCACGACGACGCCAACCGTGCGTTGATGGGTTCGAACATGCAGCGTCAGGCTGTACCTACGCTGCGTGCCGACAAGCCGCTGGTAGGTACCGGCATGGAGCGCAACGTTGCCCGTGACTCCGGCGTTTGTGTCGTGGCTCGTCGTGGTGGTGTGATCGACTCGGTTGACGCCAGCCGTATCGTGGTTCGCGTTGCTGATGACGAAGTTGAAACAGGTGAGGCAGGTGTAGATATCTACAACCTGACCAAGTACACCCGTTCGAACCAGAACACCTGCATCAACCAGCGTCCGCTGGTCAGCAAGGGTGACCGTGTTCAGCGTAGCGACATCATGGCCGACGGCCCGTCCACCGACATGGGTGAGCTGGCACTGGGTCAGAACATGCGCATCGCGTTCATGGCCTGGAACGGTTTCAACTTCGAAGACTCCATCTGTCTTTCCGAGCGTGTCGTTCAGGAAGATCGCTTCACCACGATCCACATTCAGGAACTGACCTGTGTGGCGCGTGACACCAAGCTTGGGCCTGAAGAAATCACAGCTGACATCCCGAACGTGGGTGAAGCTGCTCTGAACAAGCTGGACGAAGCCGGTATCGTTTATGTAGGTGCCGAAGTCGGCGCTGGCGACATCCTGGTAGGCAAGGTCACTCCGAAAGGCGAGACCCAGCTGACGCCGGAAGAAAAACTGTTGCGCGCGATCTTCGGCGAGAAGGCCAGCGACGTTAAAGACACCTCCTTGCGTGTGCCGACCGGCACCAAAGGAACTGTCATTGACGTTCAGGTCTTCACCCGTGATGGTGTTGAGCGTGATGCACGTGCCCTGTCCATCGAGAAGTCGCAACTCGACGAGATCCGCAAGGATCTGAACGAAGAGTTCCGTATTGTCGAAGGCGCTACTTTCGAACGTCTGCGCTCTGCGCTGGTGGGTCGTGTAGCAGAAGGCGGTGCCGGCCTCAAGAAAGGTCAGGAAATCACCAACGAAGTGCTCGACGGTCTTGAGCATGGTCAGTGGTTCAAGCTGCGCATGGCTGAAGACGCTCTGAACGAGCAGCTTGAGAAAGCGCAGGCTTACATCGTTGATCGTCGTCGTCTTCTGGATGACAAGTTCGAAGACAAGAAGCGCAAACTGCAGCAGGGCGATGACCTGGCTCCAGGCGTGCTGAAAATCGTCAAGGTTTACCTGGCAATCCGTCGTCGCATCCAGCCGGGCGACAAGATGGCCGGTCGTCACGGTAACAAAGGTGTGGTCTCCGTGATCATGCCGGTTGAAGACATGCCGCACGATGCCAATGGCACGCCGGTGGACATCGTCCTCAACCCGCTCGGTGTACCTTCGCGTATGAACGTGGGTCAGATTCTCGAAACTCACCTTGGCCTCGCAGCCAAAGGTCTGGGCGAGAAGATCAACCGCATGCTCGAAGAGCAGCGTAAAGTAGTTGAGCTGCGCAAGTTCCTGAACGAGATCTACAACGAGATCGGTGGTCGCCAGGAAAGTCTGGAAGACCTCTCCGACAAGGAGATCCTCGATCTCGCGAAGAACCTTCGCAACGGCGTGCCGATGGCTACTCCGGTGTTCGACGGTGCTAAAGAAAGCGAAATCAAGGCAATGCTCAAACTGGCAGATATGCCGGAAAGCGGCCAGATGCAGCTGTTTGACGGTCGTACTGGCAACAAGTTTGAGCGCCCGGTAACGGTCGGCTACATGTACATGCTGAAGCTGAACCACTTGGTGGACGACAAGATGCACGCGCGTTCCACTGGTTCGTACAGCCTGGTTACCCAGCAGCCGCTGGGTGGTAAGGCACAGTTCGGTGGTCAGCGTTTCGGGGAGATGGAAGTGTGGGCGCTGGAAGCATACGGCGCGGCGTACACTCTGCAAGAAATGCTCACAGTGAAGTCGGACGATGTGAACGGTCGTACCAAGATGTACAAAAACATCGTGGACGGCGATCACCGTATGGAGCCGGGCATGCCCGAGTCTTTCAACGTGTTGATCAAAGAAATCCGTTCGCTCGGTATCGATATCGATCTGGAAACCGAATAACACGTGACGCGAATCGGGGGCAGGGCGGTCATGCCTGCTCCCTGCTCCGCCAGGAGGAAAAGCCTTGAAAGACTTACTGAATTTGCTGAAAAACCAGGGTCAGGTCGAAGAGTTCGACGCAATCCGTATCGGACTTGCATCGCCTGAGATGATCCGTTCCTGGTCGTTCGGTGAAGTTAAAAAGCCGGAAACCATCAACTACCGTACGTTCAAGCCTGAGCGCGACGGTCTGTTCTGCGCCAAGATCTTTGGCCCGGTAAAAGATTACGAGTGCCTGTGCGGTAAGTACAAGCGCCTGAAGCATCGCGGCGTCATCTGCGAAAAATGCGGTGTTGAAGTGGCACTGGCCAAGGTTCGTCGCGAGCGTATGGCTCACATCGAACTGGCTTCGCCGGTTGCCCACATCTGGTTCCTGAAATCGCTGCCGTCCCGTATCGGCTTGCTGATGGACATGACCCTGCGTGATATCGAACGCGTTCTCTACTTCGAGAGCTATGTCGTTATCGATCCAGGCATGACCACCCTTGAAAAAGGTCAGCTGCTGAACGACGAGCAGTACTTCGAAGCTCTCGAAGAGTTCGGTGACGACTTCGACGCCCGCATGGGTGCTGAAGCGGTCCGCGAGCTGCTGCACGCTATCGATCTGGAACACGAAATCGGCCGTCTGCGTGAAGAAATTCCGCAAACCAATTCCGAAACCAAGATCAAGAAGCTGTCCAAGCGTCTGAAACTGATGGAAGCCTTCCAGGGTTCCGGCAACCTCCCTGAGTGGATGGTGCTGACCGTTCTGCCGGTTCTGCCGCCAGATCTGCGTCCTCTGGTTCCGCTTGACGGTGGCCGTTTCGCGACGTCCGACCTCAACGATCTGTATCGTCGAGTGATCAACCGTAACAACCGTCTGAAACGTCTGCTGGACCTGTCTGCTCCCGATATCATCGTGCGCAACGAAAAGCGCATGCTGCAGGAAGCAGTCGATGCTCTGCTCGACAACGGTCGTCGTGGTCGCGCCATCACCGGTTCGAACAAGCGTCCTCTGAAATCCCTGGCTGACATGATCAAGGGTAAGCAGGGTCGTTTCCGTCAGAACTTGCTCGGTAAGCGTGTTGACTACTCGGGTCGTTCGGTAATTACCGTAGGTCCGACCCTGCGTCTGCACCAGTGCGGTCTGCCGAAGAAAATGGCTCTCGAGCTGTTCAAGCCGTTCATTTTCGGCAAGCTGGAAATGCGTGGCCTGGCCACGACCATCAAAGCTGCCAAGAAAATGGTCGAGCGCGAGCTGCCAGAAGTCTGGGACGTTCTTGCCGAAGTCATTCGCGAACACCCAGTGCTCCTGAACCGTGCGCCAACGCTTCACCGTCTTGGCATCCAGGCATTTGAACCGGTTCTGATCGAAGGTAAGGCTATCCAGCTGCACCCGCTGGTCTGCGCTGCGTACAACGCCGACTTCGACGGTGACCAGATGGCTGTTCACGTGCCTTTGACGCTGGAAGCCCAGCTTGAAGCGCGCGCACTGATGATGTCGACCAACAACATCCTGTCGCCAGCCAACGGTGAGCCAATCATCGTTCCTTCGCAGGACGTTGTACTGGGTCTGTACTACATGACTCGTGAAGCGATCAACGCCAAGGGCGAAGGTCGTGTGTTTGCGGATCTGCAGGAAGTCGACCGCGTATTCCGCGCCGGCGAAGCGGCTCTGCACGCCAAGGTCAAGGTTCGCATCCACGAAACGGTCAATGACCGTGACGGTGGCAGCGTCAAGAACACCCGTATCGTCGACACCACTGTCGGTCGTGCGCTGCTGTTCCAGGTGGTTCCGGCCGGCCTGTCCTACGACGTCGTCAACCAGCCGATGAAGAAGAAGGCGATCTCCAAGCTGATCAACCAGTGCTATCGCGTGGTTGGTTTGAAAGAGACCGTGATCTTCGCTGACCAGTTGATGTACACCGGTTTTGCCTACTCGACCATTTCGGGTGTTTCCATCGGCGTTAACGACTTCGTTATCCCGGATGAAAAAGCCCGCATCATCGACGCGGCCACCGAAGAAGTTAAAGAGATCGAAAGCCAGTACGCTTCGGGCCTGGTTACTCAGGGCGAGAAGTACAACAAGGTAATCGACCTTTGGTCCAAGGCGAACGACGAAGTCTCGAAAGCGATGATGTCGAACCTGTCCAAAGAACGCGTTATCGATCGTCACGGCGTCGAAGTTGATCAGGAATCCTTCAACTCGATGTACATGATGGCTGACTCCGGGGCGCGTGGTTCTGCTGCCCAGATCCGTCAGTTGGCCGGTATGCGTGGTCTGATGGCCAAGCCTGACGGCTCCATCATCGAAACGCCGATCACTGCGAACTTCCGTGAAGGTTTGAGCGTACTTCAGTACTTCATCTCCACTCACGGTGCTCGTAAGGGTCTTGCGGATACCGCGTTGAAAACCGCTAACTCCGGTTATCTGACTCGCCGTCTGGTAGACGTGGCTCAGGATCTGGTCGTTACCGAGGTGGATTGCGGTACCGAACACGGCCTGCTGATGACACCGCACATTGAAGGCGGTGACGTTGTAGAGCCGCTGGGTGAGCGCGTATTGGGTCGAGTCATCGCCCGTGACGTGTTCAAGCCAGGTACGGAAGAAATCATCGTGCCTGCTGGCACCCTGGTTGACGAGAAGTGGGTCGAGTTCATCGAGCTGAACAGCATCGACGAAGTGATCGTTCGTTCGCCAATCAGCTGTGAAACCCGCTACGGCATCTGCGCCAAGTGCTACGGTCGCGACCTGGCACGCGGTCACCAGGTCAACATCGGTGAAGCTGTCGGCGTAATCGCTGCACAGTCGATCGGTGAGCCGGGTACCCAGCTGACCATGCGTACGTTCCACATCGGTGGTGCGGCAAGCCGGACCTCGGCAGCCGACAGCGTTCAGGTGAAGAATGGCGGTACTGTCCGTCTGCATAACCTGAAGCACGTAGAGCGTGTTGACGGTCACCTGGTTGCGGTATCCCGTTCCGGTGAGCTGGCAATCGCTGATGACTTCGGTCGCGAGCGTGAGCGTTACAAGCTGCCATACGGTGCAGTGATTTCGGTGAAGGAAGGCGACAAGGTCGACGCTGGCTCTATCGTAGCCAAGTGGGATCCGCACACTCACCCAATCGTCACCGAGATGAAAGGTACTGTTACCTACGTAGGCATGGAAGAAGGCATCACGATCAAGCGTCAGACAGACGAATTGACCGGTATGACCAACATTGAAGTGCTCGACGCCAAAGACCGCCCGGCTGCTGGCAAGGACATTCGTCCTGCCGTGAAGATGGTCGGTCTGGATGGCAAGGATCTGCTGTTGCCAGGTACTGACGTACCGGCCCAGTACTTCCTGCCGGCTAACGCCCTTGTTGGTGTGGCTGACGGTGCGCAGATTGCGATCGGTGATGTTATCGCTCGTATCCCGCAGGAAACGTCGAAGACTCGTGACATCACCGGTGGTCTGCCGCGTGTTGCCGACCTGTTCGAAGCGCGTCGTCCGAAAGAGGCGTCGATCCTTGCAGAAGTCAGCGGTACCATCGCATTCGGCAAAGAGACCAAGGGCAAGCGCCGTCTGGTCATTACCCCGAATGACGGTAGCGATCCGTACGAGGAGCTGATTCCGAAGTGGCGTCACCTGAACGTCTTCGAAGGCGAACAAGTGAATCGCGGCGAAGTTATCTCCGACGGTCCTAGCGACCCACACGACATCCTGCGTCTGCTGGGTGTGAGTGCGCTGGCCAAGTACATCGTCAACGAGATTCAGGACGTATACCGTCTGCAAGGCGTGAAGATCAACGACAAGCACATCGAGACCATTCTGCGTCAGATGCTGCGTAAAGTTGAGATTGCCGAGTCTGGCGATTCCAGTTTCATCAAGGGCGACCAGATGGAACTGACTCACGTACTGGTAGAAAACGAGCGTTTGGGTGCGGACGACAAGTTTGTCTCCAAATTCACTCGCGTGTTGCTGGGTATCACCAAGGCATCGCTGTCCACCGAGTCGTTCATCTCCGCGGCCTCCTTCCAGGAGACAACCCGCGTACTGACCGAAGCGGCTGTGACAGGCAAGCGCGATTACCTGCGCGGCC from Pseudomonas syringae includes:
- a CDS encoding pantothenate kinase; this encodes MILELDCGNSFIKWRVMSNRDTSVVSGGVVDSDEALLEQLGNLTGVVLTGCRLVSVRSTEETDELVFALTDALAISPERALPARELAGVTNGYDDYMRLGLDRWLAFVGAYAIAGNACLVIDLGTAVTSDFVDAQGQHLGGFICPGMPLMRSELRTHTRRIRYNDTEAEKALVQLVPGRATAEAVERGCSLMLRGFVLTQIEIARGYWGDDFTLFVTGGDAPLVSDVLPGARVVPDLIFVGLALACPLR
- the secE gene encoding preprotein translocase subunit SecE → MNPKAEASDSRFDLLKWLLVVVLVVVGVVGNQYYSAEPILYRVLALLVIAAVAAFVALQTGKGKAFFVLAKEARAEIRKVVWPTRQETTQTTLIVVAVVLVMALLLWGLDSLLGWLVSLIVG
- the nusG gene encoding transcription termination/antitermination protein NusG, with product MAKRWYVVHAYSGYEKHVMRSLVERVKLAGMEDGFGEILVPTEEVVEMRNGQKRKSERKFFPGYVLVQMDMNEGTWHLVKDTPRVMGFIGGTADKPAPITDKEAEAILRRVADGSDKPKPKTLFEPGEVVRVTDGPFADFNGTVEEVNYEKSRIQVAVLIFGRSTPVELEFSQVEKA
- the rplK gene encoding 50S ribosomal protein L11 → MAKKITAYIKLQVKAAQANPSPPVGPALGQHGVNIMEFCKAFNARTQGIEPGLPTPVIITVYSDRSFTFETKSTPASVLLKKAAGLTSGSARPNTVKVGTVTRAQLEDIAKAKNADLTAADMEAAVRTIAGSARSMGLNVEGV
- the rplA gene encoding 50S ribosomal protein L1 — translated: MAKLTKRQKAIASKIEAGKSYNFVDAAALLAELSTVKFSESVDVAVNLGVDPRKSDQVVRSATVLPHGTGKTVRVAVFTQGPAAEAALAAGADRVGMDDLAAEMKAGDLNYDVVIASPDAMRVVGQLGQILGPRGLMPNPKVGTVTPDVANAVKNAKAGQVRYRTDKNGIIHTSVGKVGFDAVKLKENVEALIADLKRIKPASSKGIYVKRITLSTTMGPGLVIDQGSLEA
- the rplJ gene encoding 50S ribosomal protein L10, whose amino-acid sequence is MAIKLEDKKAIVAEVNEAAKAGLSAVVADARGVTVGAMTGLRKEAREAGVYVRVVRNTLLKRAVADTEFSVLNDVFTGPTLIAFSNEHPGAAARLFKEFAKGQDKFEIKAAAFEGKFLAANQIDVLASLPTRNEAISQLMSVIQGATSKLARTLAAVRDQKEAAAA
- the rplL gene encoding 50S ribosomal protein L7/L12 produces the protein MSISQDDILNAVAEMSVLQVVELIKAFEEKFGVTAAAGSAGPAVAAAVVEEQTEFNVMLLEAGEKKVNVIKAVRELTGLGLKEAKAVVDGAPGIVLEAVAKDAADKAKATLEEAGAKVELK